The Listeria welshimeri serovar 6b str. SLCC5334 genome has a window encoding:
- a CDS encoding STAS domain-containing protein — protein sequence MNESNGSMELYLRAHTEEIINNWLSKIYENEKAYTSFVYSPRYKDELRADSEQTADLIISYFTGKNAFFEKLDKWLDNMYARRMENEVPLPEVITTLDKLRREFVTAVSDFCIENDEVSKYDFFSSMAMVNHGFDRINEAFSAMYYNDIVKHMEQQHLLIEEISTPVISITDKLAILPLMGRVDRERAEKLSEITASKCVKFGVEQLCIDLSGITYFDDALGEMLNNLVTVLRLLGVEAFISGIQPKMAQQINRVDLNLSIQAYHSLKAVLQDQTRTI from the coding sequence ATGAATGAATCGAATGGAAGTATGGAGCTTTATTTAAGAGCTCACACCGAAGAAATTATTAACAACTGGCTTTCAAAAATTTATGAAAATGAAAAAGCGTATACTAGTTTTGTTTATTCTCCGCGTTACAAAGATGAGTTACGTGCTGATAGTGAGCAAACAGCAGACCTAATTATTTCTTATTTTACTGGTAAAAATGCTTTCTTTGAGAAGCTAGATAAGTGGCTTGATAATATGTACGCGCGTCGTATGGAAAACGAAGTCCCTCTACCAGAAGTAATTACTACGCTTGATAAACTTCGCCGCGAATTTGTGACAGCTGTTTCTGATTTTTGTATTGAAAATGACGAAGTGTCTAAATACGACTTTTTTTCTAGTATGGCTATGGTTAATCACGGATTTGACCGGATTAATGAGGCATTTTCAGCGATGTATTACAACGATATTGTGAAACACATGGAACAACAACATCTTTTAATTGAAGAAATCAGTACGCCTGTTATTTCGATTACTGACAAATTGGCGATACTTCCTTTAATGGGACGAGTTGACCGTGAAAGAGCTGAAAAACTTTCTGAAATTACCGCAAGTAAGTGTGTGAAATTTGGAGTCGAACAGCTTTGTATTGATTTATCTGGTATAACTTATTTTGATGATGCACTTGGTGAAATGCTTAATAATTTAGTAACTGTGCTTAGACTTCTTGGCGTTGAAGCTTTCATTTCCGGCATCCAGCCAAAGATGGCACAACAAATCAATCGCGTTGACTTAAATCTATCCATCCAAGCCTATCACTCTTTAAAGGCTGTATTACAAGATCAAACTCGAACCATATAA